GTGGTTGCCATTGAGAGTTTGTTGAAAATTCTTTCTTGAAGGGAAGATATGAGAGGTTGAGatgtccccagtggagtcgctaGAAATTTGTAGACACAATTTTAAGcacctgaaattaaacaagcacacgtgtacaaatatatgattttattaaatatatgaatgggTACAATCTCTATGtaatatattctttcaaaaagaaTATGACAATCCTCTGATTCTTCCCTTGGATTTGATATAtggtgacttgatttatttgagtaatcaagccAAGATTTGTGCTTTGCAAGAACGCGAATTTGGCCGTGTATTGCGAAGCGAGATTtggtgatttgatgctttgaagagtacctttgatatgtcttcaaagtgttgttgaagaactcttatggggcgtttaggcttgatccaatagagcttcgttctttgtagacttcaagcgtagatgaaggaggcttgagaactctttgacggagagcttccttgcttgaagagagagagagagagagcttcgTTGCTTGAAGAGCTTGTCTTGAAGAGAATTTGTATCCCAGGAAATCCCCCTCTTTTAGGTTGAGGCTctctatttatagagatctGTAGGGGCTCTCAGGTCCTTTTCCAATGCCACAttacataattttattggttgatatTTATTGACGGGATCTTGCATTTATGAAGAGATATATGATGAGATCTTGTatttatgacaagatatcttgaatatctcatcccaagtgtcaacttttcattggccaataaatattatgaaggcttatttattttccatgtcatttatttcaattttattttatccttttttttaaagaataaaataacacatggcaaaatttgattggtagaaaatttatgtttctacAATATCATCTCCAAAATGACTAACCAACATCGGTTCTGCAACTGCTCTTACAATATTTGCCACATTTCGTGCACATTGGTCCTTGTCAAACACAAAATTTTTGTTGCTGATATCATCATTAGCATCCCAGTTAATAGCAAAAGTTTCTAGCGTATCAATATCGAATGATCCCTCCATTTCGATAATTTCCCTCACTTCTCCTTCGTAAGGATTATAGCATGGCAGATTGAAGGTATCGATATCGGCCTCTACAACAAGTCCCTgaaacttaaattaattaatctccaTAACCAACAAGGCAAGCAACTTGCtcaatttaaatgaaaagaaactaaCCTTTGCTGCCAAGTCTAGCAGTGACTTTGCTAGCAGCTCCCATATAAGACAGCAACCTTTGCTTCTTGGATCGTCAGTACTCCTGCTGATGAATGTAAAAACTACACGTCCTCCTTGTATTATTTCCTCTGAGCGTAAGCGCAGAAACAAGGAGAAATCCTTCTGGAATTGCTCTAAGTAAGCTTTAAATACATTAGGAGGACTTGCCTTTGCCATGTATATGTTCCCCTTGTTATTTGATATACCTTCTGGCACCTCATGTCATGAAAATATATGGTCAGGCTTTGCCATGTTTATGTTCACGCGTGACTAATTTAAACCACAACAGGCAACAGCACAATATTCTATAGTATTGATTCAAGCAATTGctattatttatatgtattttgtatttgattCTGTAGTTATTTTAAGCTGTGATAAACGAGGTTTCAGGTTTTATATTAACTCAGTAATGGTTATAAACAtcttgtttctcttcttctctaccAATTTTGTTTGTCTTTGATATTTCGCTATCTTAACTAGGCATTCCAGTTACTGGGATAAATCATTATTAAACTTAGAGAtagtaattatgaaaaaaagacaGTAACATAACCTTAGAAAGCCAGTGTAGGCTGTAAGAGGAATGAAAGAAATGCAAACTCTTGCTTGGGAAGAGCCTGTCATAGAAAGAACCAGGTACTCCTGTTATGAAACAGTGCTGTCCATACAagtctcccttttcttttccaaacttGTCGTAGAACAATGGCAGCGACTTGAAAACAGCATTGAAATCATTCCCTGGAAGGTCATTCAGAAACACCTGAAATTCGGGCAGTTTACAGTTCAGTTGTTGGCAAAGCTCATAAACGACGTCCATGATTTCAGAAACGAACAAGAGAGTATTGGGTCCTGAAGAGCAGCCCAAGTCTGCTAGTTTGAAGCAAGTGGGAAGGGCGGTGCTGAACATGTCCTTGATGGTATCTTCTAGGATAGGCCTAGCTTTTGATAGCACTGTTTTCTGCGAAACGAAATGTCAAACCACATCAGAATTAATCTGCAATACTAGCTTccaggaaaaaataaatgcaataatTACTAATATATTCGGTGAGATGTGATGCCAGGAAGAAGGAAATGCATGCAGCGATGACTATTTGCTTCCTTCATATCATTAAACTTCGCTTATCTTACCTAACTTAAAAATTGCTACGCGAGGTCTTCTCTACTTACAATAAAATTCTAACACTaccaaaaagaaaggaaaagaaaggccGGTAATTTGTCTCTCTAAATGCACTAAGACACAACATTTTTATGAAATAAggtgttagagagagagagagagagagaaagagagagagagaaagagagacttGAAGGAATGAATTCTTGGCGTAGCTGGTTTCACCATCTCCTGGATTCATGCAAAGAACGCTTTCCACCACCATGTTTATTGGCTGTTGCTTTGGTTCTGCTATCTGCTGATTTGTTCTTAGCTCCAACTTCTTATATAAAGCTTTCAATCATCCATGCATGCATGAAATGTGCGGTTGTAATTAATAGAAAGATGTAAGGTTCCTACTGCTAAGCATAATCGAAACTTTCAGGGAAAGTCCTAAAAACGCCAAAAAAacgtttcttcttctattttgtGGTACAGATACAAATTAATTGTAttcacttttctttccttccataaaTGTGTCGGTGTAGTCATTTAACTTTAAAACAGGAAACGCCACCCCATGTGTGCTTGTTTCCTGCCTGTTGTAGAGTCGCTTGTGGGCAAACCTTCCATGAAATGTGTGGTTGTAAATAAATGCATGTGAAAATGATGTGCATGTATTATGGCTAATCTCACATTagccataattttattttggccaaaaaatttatgttttttattttcaagtttttgagttagaaaaaaaagagaataactcgtcgaaaaaaaataaagaaagagaaagtggTCGGATGACACTCATCTgaccacaaaataaaaattcattcgataaaaaaagttttattgtgATGTGTTTTTAGCCTTGACCTTATTTGAGATGATATACATCTAAACTTAAAAAGTTTTATAAgttcaagttgatttttatcttttcaattcattttgagTTATTTAAGTATTTAGGatgtttttaagtgttttcaaataaaaaaaaagttgaaaaataaattttagatcaaaaaacaaactcttgatttttcaaaaacaactgAGGTATCCTTAGGTATTAAATGGGTAGCCGAAAGAGGTACATACCAATCTCTAAGTTGTAAGGAGAAAAAACTCATAAATGTCTTAATTCTAACAAATATAGTATACAATTATATATGTACATGATGGGTCTTTAAGAGAAACgtgtaataattttaataattattttttcatgaataatttcataaaaaaatagatttcgaAAAGTATCACTACCATGTCGGCTAGTTTTATATATGTGGGTTTGATGTACACTGTTTTGCTCATCCAAATTCAATTAGATTCAGGGTTATCAAAAGGTCAACTAGAgtccataaaaaaagaaacaaatggaATATAGTCAAAATCTGAtgcaattgaattaaaatgGAAAACATATTTACAAATTTATAACAAGcttgtcaaatatttttttattgggattAATTCCAAGAAAAGTGCTGGTTAAACTTTATATATGAATACAAGTTTAGCTCTgttaaatatattcaaaatttatattccATGCAAATTTAACAAGCTAGAGTAGACTAGATAACTGTTCCATGTTATGCTGTGAGTccgactaatttttttttaacataatatacAGGTATTActgacatgttttttaataataaaaatgatcttaatcattaatttaaatggaatgatatatttttttaaaaatatactaagaCGATAATAAAATGGATGACCTGAGTTAACTataattaacttgtcaaacctgaAATTCGGGTTATAAGACAATGATAACTACatgaaaagcaaattgaaaaaaatcatgaaacccaACTCCCAATCAACTAaatgttaaaggaaaaaattaaaaaatatttagttcaaGCAACGTACAAAGAAAAGATCCGAGTACTAAACCcagattaacttgtcaaatttactaggtttaataaattttttatttaattatatgacaataaaaatagacGCTCGTGAAATTAAACACCAACCAAATTGTAAAACCTCTGGGCGAAAAATCATAGATTGACtaattttatgtaaaacaaagaaatttataACTCTTGATCGGGTTATTAGACAATTCTGAAATTTACGTGGAGCCTTCTAATATAATGCcttagcttgggttaaaattttataatatttttagaagtTCAGAAATTTAacgaaaaatcacaatttgactaATTTTACGTTATTGGacgtaattttcaatccgaccatcaaattgagttgaaattttatgAGAGACCttgaaatatattgaataaaatctggttaaaattttaaataattaaaaaaatacaagtgaataaaataaaaaattaatcaatattaattGTGGAATTTCTGTTTTTACTTTAATATGTATTACGTAGTATTAAATACAATGTgagtatttgattttttctagtttaaacATATCATATGAATATGTATGATTTTGatcaataaaaacttaaaacacattattaattatttatttctcaataaaatcaaattagaagagtcattaatcataaaaaactaACACTGAAAGGGTGGTAAATCAATGTATATTAGAAGGGTGTTTGATTTTAGTTAATgggtatataaaaaaaatcacaatataaCCATTaacaattaagaataaaattcttttaaaaaaatataaaaatataagaaacaaaataaacaaacaaatgaaaGGACTGAAGCATCATAACATTTACAATTTCTAACaacctaaaaatcataaaaaacaaatcaaattggGGCTCACTAGTTTTGtcactctaaaaaaatatttgtttttctatttggaattaaatttaagtgtgttttaaaagtgtgtttaacttaaaaagatatcaaatctatcaaatctatatatttttagtattttctaaTAGTTTTGATGTACTTATTTaaacaaatctattttttcgGTATTTTCACGcgaaaagtacttttaaaaatatcttatactACAATActaaacaaattctaaatctaaTTTCTACATTATTTTTACcttcaaacacattaaaatcatctttaaaatattctaatacTATTTTGAACTTCAAAGAGAGAGATGGTTGCTAATGTCCTTTATTATGTGTTCAAGATATCGTTGCtagtatttttaatgaaataaacctAACTTGTAAGGCAATATCTCAAACATAAATACCCATAATACTaaagaaataaacaattaaGCCTTTCCATTAGTTtttattatcttgtttttaatatattaatacattttaaagactatgaaattgagattgataaaatttttaaaaatggaatacaataaaatcttaaaaaaataatttattatcttctttttaatatattaatacatataaGATTGTAACTCAAATGTAGattcttaaaaacaaattcaatctgGAAGATtgtaacttaattttaattatattacatATTAGTATTAATTAATAGGAATGACAATAAAATCTAAACTCAAACCAATTTAAATGGTTAGATTTTTTCGAATAGTAATTACCTTATATTATAGATAATgaataagatattttaaaaaagaattaaaaatattttttttcaaattaattttttttagttatatcattttaatatattaatgttaaaaataaattttaaaacctaaaaaatattttaatatattattaaataaagttttttttaaaaaataactaataattatatatagaaaaaaaatactacaatTTTGTGAGTTCTCATCATCATTTGCGGTTTGCATGTCACATTCAGTACGTATGCAACTTGAGACAATATGACAATAGCTACTTGCCAAAGAAAATCATATATGACAATATGACAATAGTGACTTGTCTAAAAAATGT
This genomic interval from Populus nigra chromosome 11, ddPopNigr1.1, whole genome shotgun sequence contains the following:
- the LOC133706225 gene encoding probable methyltransferase TCM_000331; translation: MAKASPPNVFKAYLEQFQKDFSLFLRLRSEEIIQGGRVVFTFISRSTDDPRSKGCCLIWELLAKSLLDLAAKGLVVEADIDTFNLPCYNPYEGEVREIIEMEGSFDIDTLETFAINWDANDDISNKNFVFDKDQCARNVANIVRAVAEPMLVSHFGDDIVET
- the LOC133668113 gene encoding probable methyltransferase TCM_000331; translated protein: MVVESVLCMNPGDGETSYAKNSFLQKTVLSKARPILEDTIKDMFSTALPTCFKLADLGCSSGPNTLLFVSEIMDVVYELCQQLNCKLPEFQVFLNDLPGNDFNAVFKSLPLFYDKFGKEKGDLYGQHCFITGVPGSFYDRLFPSKITGMPS